One region of Bosea sp. 29B genomic DNA includes:
- the glnA gene encoding type I glutamate--ammonia ligase, which yields MKNAKEVLKAIKDNDVKYVDFRFTDPRGKWQHVTFDVSMIDEEIFAEGTMFDGSSIAGWKAINESDMLLMPDPSTACIDPFFSASTMVINCDVLEPATGEPYSRDPRGMAKKAEAYLKSTGIGDTVYVGPEAEFFVFDDVKFSADPYNTGFKLDSVELPINGQTEYEGGNLGHRIAIKGGYFPVPPQDSAQDMRGEMLAAMAAMGAKVEKHHHEVASAQHELGLKFDTLTHMADTMQVYKYAIHNVAQSYGKTATFMPKPVYGDNGSGMHVHLSIWKGGKPLFAGNKYADLSQECLWFIGGVIKHAKSLNAFTNPSTNSYKRLVPGYEAPVLLAYSARNRSASCRIPWTTSPKAKRVEVRFPDPMANPYLAFAALTMAGLDGILNKIDPGPAMDKDLYDLPPRELKKIPTVCGSLREALDALKKDNAFLKAGGVFTDDFIESYIELKMQDVARFEMTPHPVEFTMYYSY from the coding sequence ATGAAGAACGCCAAAGAGGTCCTGAAGGCGATCAAGGACAATGACGTCAAATACGTCGACTTCCGCTTCACCGATCCGCGCGGCAAGTGGCAGCACGTCACCTTCGACGTCTCGATGATCGACGAGGAGATTTTCGCCGAGGGCACGATGTTCGACGGCTCCTCGATCGCCGGCTGGAAGGCGATCAACGAGTCCGACATGCTGCTGATGCCCGACCCGTCGACGGCCTGCATCGACCCGTTCTTCTCGGCCTCGACCATGGTCATCAACTGCGACGTGCTCGAGCCGGCCACCGGCGAGCCCTATAGCCGCGATCCGCGCGGCATGGCCAAGAAGGCCGAGGCCTATCTGAAGTCGACCGGCATCGGCGACACCGTCTACGTCGGCCCCGAAGCCGAATTCTTCGTCTTCGACGACGTCAAGTTCTCGGCCGATCCGTACAACACCGGCTTCAAGCTCGACAGCGTCGAGCTGCCGATCAACGGCCAGACCGAATACGAGGGCGGCAATCTCGGCCACCGCATCGCGATCAAGGGCGGCTACTTCCCGGTTCCGCCGCAGGATTCGGCGCAGGACATGCGTGGCGAGATGCTCGCGGCCATGGCGGCCATGGGCGCCAAGGTCGAGAAGCACCACCACGAGGTCGCCTCGGCCCAGCACGAGCTCGGCCTGAAGTTCGACACGCTGACCCACATGGCCGACACCATGCAGGTCTATAAGTACGCGATCCACAACGTCGCGCAGAGCTACGGCAAGACCGCGACCTTCATGCCCAAGCCCGTCTATGGCGACAACGGCTCGGGCATGCACGTCCACCTGTCGATCTGGAAGGGTGGCAAGCCGCTCTTCGCCGGCAACAAATACGCCGACCTGTCGCAGGAGTGCCTGTGGTTCATCGGGGGCGTGATCAAGCACGCCAAGTCGCTGAACGCCTTCACCAACCCGTCGACCAACTCCTACAAGCGCCTGGTCCCGGGCTATGAGGCCCCGGTGCTGCTCGCCTATTCGGCGCGCAACCGCTCGGCCTCCTGCCGTATCCCGTGGACGACCTCGCCGAAGGCCAAGCGCGTCGAGGTTCGCTTCCCCGATCCGATGGCGAACCCCTACCTCGCCTTCGCCGCGCTGACGATGGCCGGCCTCGACGGCATCCTCAACAAGATCGATCCCGGCCCGGCGATGGACAAGGACCTCTACGACCTGCCGCCGCGCGAGCTGAAGAAGATCCCGACCGTCTGCGGCTCGCTGCGCGAGGCGCTCGATGCGCTCAAGAAGGACAACGCCTTCCTCAAGGCCGGCGGCGTCTTCACCGACGACTTCATCGAGAGCTATATCGAGCTCAAGATGCAGGACGTGGCGCGCTTCGAGATGACGCCGCACCCGGTCGAGTTCACGATGTACTATTCCTACTGA
- a CDS encoding PRC-barrel domain-containing protein, which translates to MYKRHVALTAIGGVMLAAAAVAQTSAPSNQPPSPQPTAPATSAPAAPAPAKETAKVPENNLAGQGKWRASKLMGVDIYGPDNKKVGDVTEVVFDKTGKIEIVTVGVGGFLGIGTKDVAIPFEQVQWSEEPMVTPVPAPAGGTGAAGSTAMNAPPAAKKGSEMYPDHGKITMTKEQLTSAPAVTYAAR; encoded by the coding sequence ATGTACAAGCGTCACGTTGCATTGACGGCCATCGGCGGCGTCATGCTTGCCGCCGCTGCTGTTGCGCAGACCAGCGCGCCCTCGAACCAGCCACCGAGCCCGCAGCCGACCGCGCCGGCGACCAGCGCACCGGCCGCGCCGGCGCCGGCCAAGGAGACAGCCAAGGTTCCCGAAAACAACCTCGCCGGCCAGGGCAAGTGGCGGGCGTCGAAGCTGATGGGCGTCGATATCTACGGCCCCGACAACAAGAAGGTCGGCGACGTCACCGAGGTGGTGTTCGACAAGACCGGCAAGATCGAGATCGTCACCGTCGGCGTCGGCGGCTTCCTCGGCATCGGCACCAAGGATGTCGCGATCCCGTTCGAGCAGGTGCAGTGGAGCGAGGAGCCGATGGTCACTCCCGTCCCGGCTCCTGCGGGCGGAACGGGCGCTGCCGGCAGTACCGCGATGAACGCGCCGCCGGCCGCCAAGAAGGGCTCGGAGATGTATCCGGACCACGGCAAGATCACGATGACCAAGGAGCAGCTCACTTCCGCTCCGGCCGTGACTTACGCCGCCCGCTAG
- a CDS encoding FkbM family methyltransferase, which translates to MSDIVVQEGRASSAETSLVERLALSGLRRSSQLLQPVYFKGYGRIASVLRRVAPERHIALQLDADSRFRFPFADAYWSRLLARSVVYEPEMVTLFQVIRDQDFGFVDCGANFGYWSVLVSGQAFGAHAAIAIEASGRNAAELRANAAINQNRFEVVHAAVAETDGGMVTLDGPTHEGLAIVDATQTGPDAETVCCVSLDGLMTRSPWFAQRRRLVLKLDVEGVEEAALRGAGEMLKRETLLVYEEQGADAEHRNTRFVSGALGMPVFVYDGSRFREAPDPLAAMRGLKTNRRRGYNVLATASPEWLALLRRA; encoded by the coding sequence ATGTCGGATATCGTGGTGCAGGAGGGGCGTGCCAGTTCGGCGGAAACCTCCTTGGTCGAACGTCTCGCGCTGTCCGGTTTGCGGCGATCTTCGCAACTCCTTCAACCGGTCTATTTCAAGGGCTATGGCCGGATCGCATCTGTTCTGAGGCGAGTGGCGCCGGAGCGTCATATCGCCCTGCAGCTCGATGCCGACAGCCGCTTCAGGTTTCCATTCGCAGACGCCTATTGGAGCCGCCTGTTGGCGCGCTCTGTGGTCTACGAGCCGGAAATGGTCACGCTCTTTCAGGTAATTCGCGACCAGGATTTCGGCTTCGTCGATTGCGGGGCGAATTTCGGCTACTGGTCGGTTCTGGTTTCGGGGCAGGCTTTCGGTGCGCATGCTGCGATCGCAATCGAGGCATCGGGACGCAACGCCGCCGAGCTGCGAGCCAACGCAGCAATCAACCAGAACCGCTTCGAGGTCGTGCATGCCGCTGTCGCCGAGACAGACGGGGGCATGGTGACGCTGGATGGCCCGACCCATGAGGGGCTCGCCATCGTCGACGCTACTCAGACCGGACCCGATGCAGAAACCGTGTGCTGCGTGTCTCTGGACGGGCTGATGACGCGCTCGCCATGGTTCGCGCAGCGCAGGCGGTTGGTTTTGAAGCTCGACGTTGAGGGCGTGGAAGAGGCGGCTCTTCGTGGCGCCGGCGAGATGCTGAAGCGTGAGACGCTGCTGGTCTACGAAGAGCAGGGGGCAGATGCGGAGCATCGCAACACCAGATTCGTATCGGGTGCCCTGGGCATGCCGGTCTTCGTTTATGACGGCAGCCGCTTTCGCGAGGCACCGGACCCGCTCGCTGCGATGCGGGGCCTGAAGACGAACAGGCGCCGCGGCTACAACGTGCTGGCGACCGCCTCGCCGGAGTGGCTGGCCCTTCTTCGCAGGGCGTAG
- a CDS encoding glycosyltransferase — MHSPSPAPSVVIFGSAKPVTCAVMDYAYRLAGAVNALRPGLVAIRTIEPERPAAFIGAIAEELRRDRIVHFQMPIEGWGNSVVPGSALMAARLMTRKGRIAITLHEWASLNRLRYLSMVPDILACDGFVLVSPQQRESFLTTPLVGAAKKRAAPVIPIGPNIMPARIDPERVAAERVKLRGSGASEADVVIGYFGVLYASKRPDVLLRTTQALHQRGVKARLLICGDFLWDKPGDREAFLALASELGVADWLDFRGRIDDESELMATLSAADVFLLPFTDGISTRRGSFQAVSQLAIPLVSTEPERQDEFALAPALKAKIDNPATMLCPVDATPERFAEAVLTAQARKAEAIGVDLARLWDEAALAHLSFYDGLKAPA, encoded by the coding sequence ATGCACTCACCCTCTCCCGCCCCCTCCGTCGTCATCTTCGGCTCGGCCAAGCCCGTCACCTGCGCTGTGATGGACTATGCCTATCGGCTCGCCGGCGCCGTCAATGCGCTGCGCCCCGGCCTCGTCGCGATCCGAACGATCGAACCGGAACGCCCGGCCGCCTTCATCGGCGCCATCGCCGAGGAATTGCGCCGCGACCGCATCGTGCATTTCCAGATGCCGATCGAAGGCTGGGGCAACAGCGTCGTGCCGGGCTCGGCGCTGATGGCAGCGCGATTGATGACCCGCAAGGGCCGTATCGCCATCACCCTGCACGAATGGGCCTCGCTCAATCGCCTGCGCTATCTCTCGATGGTGCCGGACATCCTGGCCTGCGACGGCTTCGTCCTCGTCTCGCCGCAGCAGCGCGAGAGCTTCCTGACGACGCCGTTGGTCGGCGCGGCGAAGAAGCGGGCGGCGCCGGTCATCCCGATCGGCCCCAACATCATGCCGGCCCGGATCGACCCCGAGCGGGTCGCGGCGGAACGGGTGAAGCTGCGCGGCAGCGGCGCAAGCGAAGCCGATGTCGTGATAGGCTATTTCGGTGTGCTCTATGCCAGCAAGCGGCCCGATGTCCTGCTGCGCACGACGCAGGCGCTGCACCAGCGCGGTGTCAAAGCGCGCCTGCTGATCTGCGGCGATTTCCTGTGGGACAAACCTGGAGATCGCGAAGCGTTCCTCGCGCTCGCGAGCGAACTCGGCGTCGCCGACTGGCTCGATTTCCGCGGCCGGATCGACGACGAAAGCGAGCTGATGGCGACGCTCTCAGCCGCCGATGTCTTCCTGCTGCCCTTCACAGACGGGATCAGCACGCGGCGCGGCAGCTTCCAGGCGGTCAGCCAGCTCGCGATCCCGCTGGTCTCGACCGAACCGGAGCGGCAGGACGAGTTCGCGCTAGCGCCGGCATTGAAGGCGAAGATCGACAATCCGGCGACGATGCTCTGCCCGGTCGACGCCACGCCCGAGCGTTTCGCCGAAGCCGTGCTCACCGCCCAAGCCCGCAAGGCGGAGGCGATCGGCGTCGATCTCGCCAGGTTATGGGATGAGGCCGCCCTCGCCCATCTCAGCTTCTATGACGGTTTGAAGGCGCCTGCCTGA
- a CDS encoding septum formation initiator family protein — MVIRRGLRSVLVTLALYLVSSAVVGYFLFHAQHGARGLETSAGLREKLGEMEAELASLNGERQDWEKRLGLMRDEAIDRDLLEERARAVLGRIHRNDVVVMGR; from the coding sequence ATGGTCATCCGCCGCGGTCTCCGTTCCGTCCTCGTCACGCTCGCGCTCTATCTCGTGTCGAGCGCCGTGGTCGGCTATTTCCTGTTCCACGCGCAGCACGGCGCGCGCGGGCTCGAGACCTCGGCTGGCCTGCGCGAGAAGCTCGGCGAGATGGAAGCGGAACTCGCCAGCCTGAACGGCGAGCGGCAGGACTGGGAGAAGCGCCTGGGCCTGATGCGCGACGAGGCCATCGATCGCGACCTGCTCGAGGAAAGGGCGCGTGCCGTGCTCGGGCGCATCCATCGCAACGACGTCGTCGTCATGGGGCGTTGA
- a CDS encoding NAD(P)H-hydrate dehydratase codes for MAADLSPLALLSVAEMAAADAATIAAGTPGVVLMERAGKAVADAVMRRIRPGHSVLVLCGPGNNGGDGFVAARLLAERGCRVTLALAADPAALKGDAALAAQGWTGPVAAAGRIDPARHGLVVDALFGAGLSRAISGELAALVEQVNAAGRTVVCVDVPSGVHGDTGLADGPAIRAAETVTFFRLKPGHLLQPGRSLCGVVTLADIGIRPETIFAPDRITPSTFRNAPGLWRAHWPDHDAGVHKYARGAVAVAAGGLSGVGAPRLGARAALRIGAGLATIICRPEALAAHAARGPDALMQRAAADPAAFEAMLSAGKVDALLIGPALGLDDEARSWVAAALRSDRPCVFDADALTHIGAQRPAFTDLLQQRAGPAVLTPHEGEFKRLVADVAGFEPERGKLERARRAARLMGAVVVLKGADTVIAAPDGRAAINGTGSPALATAGSGDVLGGIVAGLLAQKMPGFEAACAAVWLHGRAGEEGGMGLIADDLPEALPGVLAEIHD; via the coding sequence ATGGCTGCTGATCTCTCGCCCCTCGCTCTGCTCAGCGTCGCCGAGATGGCGGCGGCAGATGCGGCGACCATCGCGGCGGGCACGCCGGGCGTCGTCCTGATGGAGAGGGCAGGCAAGGCGGTCGCAGACGCGGTGATGCGGCGCATCCGCCCCGGTCATAGCGTCCTCGTGCTGTGTGGCCCCGGCAACAATGGCGGTGACGGCTTCGTCGCAGCTCGCCTGCTGGCGGAGCGCGGCTGCCGAGTCACGCTGGCGCTCGCCGCCGACCCCGCCGCCTTGAAGGGTGACGCCGCGCTGGCGGCGCAGGGCTGGACAGGCCCGGTCGCGGCGGCCGGTCGAATCGACCCGGCCCGACATGGCCTCGTGGTCGACGCCCTGTTCGGCGCCGGGCTCAGCCGTGCGATCTCCGGCGAACTCGCGGCACTGGTCGAGCAGGTCAACGCCGCCGGCCGAACCGTCGTTTGCGTCGACGTGCCGAGCGGGGTCCATGGCGATACCGGGCTCGCGGATGGCCCCGCTATCCGCGCCGCCGAGACCGTGACCTTTTTCCGGCTGAAGCCCGGCCATCTGCTCCAGCCTGGCCGATCGCTCTGCGGTGTTGTCACCTTGGCCGATATCGGCATCCGGCCCGAGACCATCTTCGCACCGGACAGGATCACGCCATCGACCTTCCGCAACGCTCCAGGCCTCTGGCGTGCTCATTGGCCGGACCATGACGCAGGCGTTCACAAATATGCCCGCGGTGCAGTTGCAGTCGCGGCGGGCGGATTGTCCGGTGTCGGAGCGCCGCGGCTCGGTGCCCGTGCAGCGCTGCGTATCGGCGCGGGGCTCGCGACGATCATCTGCCGGCCAGAGGCACTGGCTGCGCATGCGGCGCGCGGCCCCGATGCCCTGATGCAACGCGCGGCGGCCGACCCCGCGGCCTTCGAGGCGATGCTGTCCGCGGGCAAGGTCGACGCGCTTTTGATCGGGCCGGCGCTCGGCCTCGACGATGAAGCGCGGTCCTGGGTGGCGGCAGCGCTGCGCAGCGACCGGCCTTGCGTCTTTGATGCCGATGCGCTGACTCATATCGGCGCGCAGCGGCCAGCCTTCACCGATCTGCTGCAGCAGCGCGCGGGGCCGGCGGTGCTGACGCCACATGAGGGCGAGTTCAAGCGCCTCGTCGCCGATGTCGCGGGCTTCGAGCCCGAACGCGGCAAGCTCGAGCGGGCACGCCGCGCCGCCCGACTGATGGGAGCGGTTGTCGTCCTCAAGGGGGCGGATACCGTCATCGCCGCGCCTGATGGGCGCGCTGCGATCAACGGCACCGGCTCTCCCGCCTTGGCCACGGCCGGCTCCGGCGACGTCCTCGGCGGGATCGTCGCCGGCCTGCTGGCGCAGAAGATGCCGGGGTTCGAGGCGGCCTGCGCCGCAGTCTGGCTGCATGGGCGCGCCGGCGAGGAGGGCGGCATGGGTTTGATCGCAGACGACCTGCCGGAGGCACTCCCAGGCGTGCTGGCCGAGATCCACGACTGA
- the parE gene encoding DNA topoisomerase IV subunit B, with translation MTDDLFGEDGGKEMREESRAPAPAPKPAARPAPPPRSGTLSEAGYDASAIEVLEGLEPVRRRPGMYIGGTDERALHHLFAEVIDNAMDEAVAGHASFIDVELFADGSLAVTDNGRGMPIDPHPKFPDKSALEVIMTILHAGGKFDSKVYETSGGLHGVGVSVVNALSDLVEVEVARGQMLYRQSFSRGIPLGPLETVGRAPNRRGTRVRFHPDAQIFGEGAHFVPARLFRMARSKAYLFGGVEIRWRCAPSRLQPEGDVAAEAVFKFPGGLRDYLAREIEGKDLVAEPIFSGKITKEGGHGSLEWAVAWLATGEDGFSSSYCNTIPTPEGGTHESGLRIALLRGLRDHAERIGQSKRMAQVTADDVMATCAAMLSVFIREPEFQGQTKDKLATLEAARIVENAIRDAFDHWLAASPQQALRLLDWSVDRAEERQRRRLEKEVSRKTATRKLRLPGKLADCSNAGAAGSELFIVEGDSAGGSAKQARNRANQAILPLRGKILNVANATREKLNANQQLADLILALGCGIGSQFREDDLRYEKVIVMTDADVDGAHIASLLVTFFWRQMPRLIEKGHLYLSVPPLYRLRHGTKSVYARDDAHRDELIETVFKGKKPEIGRFKGLGEMMPAELKETTMDPSKRSLLKVMVDHEAKEETSDTVERLMGNKPEARFLFIQERAAFAGELIDL, from the coding sequence ATGACGGACGATCTCTTCGGCGAAGATGGCGGCAAGGAGATGCGCGAGGAATCGCGTGCGCCCGCCCCTGCGCCGAAGCCGGCCGCGCGCCCAGCCCCGCCCCCGCGCAGCGGCACGCTCTCCGAGGCCGGCTACGACGCGTCCGCGATCGAGGTTCTCGAGGGGCTGGAGCCGGTGCGGCGCCGGCCGGGCATGTATATCGGCGGCACCGACGAGCGGGCGCTGCATCACCTCTTCGCCGAGGTGATCGACAACGCCATGGACGAAGCAGTCGCCGGCCATGCCAGCTTCATCGATGTCGAGTTGTTCGCCGACGGCTCGCTCGCGGTCACCGATAATGGCCGCGGCATGCCGATCGACCCCCATCCGAAGTTCCCGGACAAGTCGGCGCTCGAAGTGATCATGACGATCCTGCACGCCGGCGGAAAGTTCGATTCCAAGGTCTACGAGACCTCGGGCGGCCTGCACGGCGTCGGCGTCTCCGTCGTCAATGCGCTCTCCGACCTGGTCGAGGTCGAGGTCGCGCGCGGCCAGATGCTCTATCGCCAGAGCTTCTCGCGCGGCATCCCGCTCGGGCCGCTGGAGACCGTCGGCCGGGCGCCGAACCGGCGCGGCACCCGGGTGCGCTTCCATCCCGACGCGCAGATCTTTGGCGAAGGGGCGCATTTCGTCCCGGCGCGGCTGTTCCGCATGGCCCGCTCCAAGGCCTATCTGTTCGGTGGCGTCGAGATCCGCTGGCGCTGCGCGCCTTCGCGCTTGCAGCCGGAAGGCGATGTCGCGGCTGAGGCGGTGTTCAAGTTCCCGGGGGGGCTGCGCGACTATCTCGCCCGCGAGATCGAGGGCAAGGACCTCGTCGCCGAGCCGATCTTCTCAGGCAAGATCACCAAGGAAGGCGGCCACGGCTCGCTCGAATGGGCGGTGGCCTGGCTCGCGACCGGTGAGGACGGCTTCTCCTCGTCCTACTGCAACACCATCCCGACGCCGGAAGGCGGCACGCATGAATCCGGCCTGCGCATCGCCCTGCTGCGCGGCCTGCGCGACCATGCCGAGCGCATCGGCCAGTCAAAGCGCATGGCGCAGGTCACCGCCGACGACGTCATGGCGACCTGCGCCGCCATGCTCTCGGTCTTCATCCGCGAGCCGGAATTCCAGGGCCAGACCAAGGACAAGCTGGCGACGCTGGAAGCGGCCCGCATCGTCGAGAACGCGATACGCGATGCTTTCGACCATTGGCTCGCCGCCTCGCCACAGCAGGCGCTGAGGCTGCTCGACTGGTCGGTCGACCGGGCCGAGGAGCGCCAGCGCCGGCGCCTCGAGAAGGAAGTCTCGCGCAAGACCGCGACGCGTAAGCTTAGGCTCCCCGGCAAGCTCGCCGATTGCAGCAATGCCGGCGCGGCAGGCTCCGAGCTGTTCATCGTCGAGGGCGACTCCGCCGGGGGCTCGGCCAAGCAGGCGCGCAATCGCGCCAACCAGGCGATCCTGCCCCTGCGCGGCAAGATCCTCAACGTCGCCAATGCGACGCGCGAAAAGCTCAACGCCAACCAGCAGCTCGCCGACCTGATCCTGGCGCTGGGCTGTGGCATCGGCAGCCAGTTCCGTGAAGACGACCTGCGTTACGAGAAGGTCATCGTGATGACCGACGCCGATGTCGACGGCGCCCATATCGCCTCGCTCCTGGTCACGTTCTTCTGGCGCCAGATGCCGCGACTGATCGAGAAGGGCCATCTCTATCTGTCCGTGCCGCCGCTCTATCGGCTGCGTCATGGCACCAAGTCCGTCTATGCCCGTGACGATGCCCATAGGGACGAGCTGATCGAGACTGTCTTCAAGGGCAAGAAGCCGGAGATCGGCCGCTTCAAGGGCCTGGGCGAGATGATGCCGGCCGAACTCAAAGAGACCACGATGGACCCGAGCAAGCGCTCCTTGCTCAAGGTCATGGTCGACCACGAGGCGAAGGAAGAGACCTCCGACACGGTCGAGCGGCTGATGGGCAACAAGCCGGAGGCGCGTTTCCTTTTCATCCAGGAGCGGGCCGCCTTCGCCGGCGAGCTGATCGACCTGTGA
- a CDS encoding P-II family nitrogen regulator — MKKIEAIIKPFKLDEVKEALQEVGLQGITVLEAKGFGRQKGHTELYRGAEYVVDFLPKVKIEIVLADDMVERAIEAIKKAAQTGRIGDGKIFVSSVEGAIRIRTGESGADAI, encoded by the coding sequence ATGAAGAAGATCGAAGCGATCATCAAGCCCTTCAAGCTCGACGAGGTGAAGGAGGCGCTGCAGGAGGTTGGCCTCCAAGGCATCACGGTGCTCGAGGCGAAGGGTTTCGGCCGCCAGAAGGGGCATACCGAGCTCTATCGCGGCGCCGAATACGTGGTCGACTTCCTGCCGAAGGTGAAGATCGAGATTGTGCTGGCCGACGACATGGTCGAGCGCGCAATCGAAGCGATCAAGAAAGCCGCCCAGACCGGCCGGATCGGCGATGGCAAGATTTTTGTATCGAGCGTGGAGGGGGCGATCCGCATCCGCACCGGCGAGTCCGGCGCGGACGCGATCTGA
- a CDS encoding TIGR03808 family TAT-translocated repetitive protein: MFDFARSQGRPLFFQPGVYDSGTVTVLPTNGGGNPLKVRAVLGSVVLRFNGVNNFLRIEGHNYAQFEGVVFDGQDRPLTDYVSGRPAFIAVANGSHAIRFDNCRILNSPGIGVYVASGSEAVIQSTTFERHSIGIWSENAQIKALNNTLSVMQNNGIAVWRDTITGDSSTITGNFINGIDTVAGGTGQNGNGISIFRAIGVSITDNKIFNTKYSAIRCNGGGLHNVSNNNIYNTREVAIFIEAPGPGIDLTGCIVSNNSLDTVGNGILVGNSGQFNDGVSRSVIIEGNRLSNIIDNPIPDPGYYPPSTVGNGIVVEQDCVVSGNLIDGATRVGIMAGINTGARDLVVTGNLVRSVAIGIGVSNEAITNAGRSVVVSGNIVRSASIGGIVPAVFTGTTMNRVGTAEYGNDLATAVGSVTFGHNRYL, translated from the coding sequence GTGTTCGATTTTGCCCGCAGTCAGGGGCGGCCTCTGTTCTTCCAGCCCGGCGTCTACGATTCCGGTACGGTTACGGTCCTTCCGACAAATGGTGGCGGTAATCCGCTCAAGGTGCGGGCGGTTCTCGGATCGGTGGTCCTGCGTTTCAATGGCGTGAATAATTTCCTGAGAATCGAAGGGCACAATTATGCCCAGTTCGAAGGGGTTGTTTTCGATGGCCAGGATCGGCCTCTGACCGACTACGTGTCCGGGCGCCCGGCCTTCATCGCGGTAGCCAATGGCTCGCATGCGATCCGCTTCGACAATTGCCGAATTCTGAACTCGCCCGGCATCGGTGTCTATGTCGCCAGCGGTTCCGAGGCCGTCATTCAATCGACGACATTCGAGCGGCATTCGATCGGAATCTGGAGCGAGAACGCCCAGATCAAGGCTCTGAACAATACGCTCTCTGTGATGCAGAACAACGGCATCGCGGTCTGGCGCGACACCATCACCGGAGACAGCTCCACGATCACCGGTAATTTCATCAATGGCATCGATACCGTCGCCGGTGGAACCGGGCAGAACGGTAACGGTATCAGCATCTTCCGGGCAATCGGCGTCTCGATCACCGACAACAAGATCTTCAACACGAAGTATTCCGCCATTCGCTGCAATGGCGGTGGGCTGCACAATGTCAGCAACAACAACATCTACAACACGCGAGAGGTTGCGATTTTCATCGAAGCCCCCGGGCCCGGTATCGACCTGACCGGTTGCATCGTCTCGAACAACAGCCTCGATACCGTCGGCAACGGCATCCTCGTCGGCAATTCCGGCCAGTTCAATGACGGTGTCTCGCGAAGCGTCATCATCGAGGGCAACCGCCTCTCGAACATCATCGACAACCCGATCCCGGATCCCGGCTACTATCCGCCCTCGACGGTCGGCAACGGCATCGTCGTCGAGCAGGATTGCGTGGTCTCCGGCAACCTGATCGACGGAGCGACGCGTGTCGGCATCATGGCGGGCATCAATACCGGTGCCCGGGACCTCGTCGTCACCGGCAATCTGGTGCGCAGCGTCGCCATCGGCATCGGCGTCTCGAACGAGGCGATCACCAATGCAGGCCGATCGGTCGTGGTCTCCGGCAACATCGTTCGCAGCGCCAGCATCGGCGGCATCGTGCCCGCGGTCTTCACCGGCACGACGATGAACCGGGTCGGCACGGCCGAATACGGCAACGACCTCGCCACCGCAGTGGGCAGCGTCACCTTCGGCCATAACCGCTATCTCTGA
- a CDS encoding LysR family transcriptional regulator has protein sequence MGEPPASPSRRDALASLWADLEIFHAIASTGGLALAASALGLSETTVARRLKAFEARLGLPLFKRGANRLIPTEIGLSLAEDAAAAAEAVARFETRANSARARDDAPVRITATTSISLFLTQHAARLSAAAGGIEIVIISTRDRLDLARGEAEIAIRMRKPPGDAGYFGQKVGKLAQAFYARHDVDPATAPVISVSRDVSSRIEQHILAWAAGRPIAARVGDSAARYESIRSSGAVSMAPCFLADADAGLIRLEEPPEATADEIFLVSHESSRQRPAVLAVLDGLRQLFREHRGRLEGRG, from the coding sequence ATGGGCGAGCCTCCTGCCTCTCCATCTCGACGCGATGCCCTGGCCTCGCTCTGGGCCGATCTTGAAATCTTCCACGCCATCGCCTCGACGGGCGGCCTCGCTCTGGCAGCGTCTGCGCTCGGACTGAGCGAGACGACGGTCGCGCGGCGCCTGAAAGCCTTCGAGGCGCGGCTCGGCCTGCCGCTGTTCAAGCGCGGCGCCAACCGGCTGATCCCGACCGAGATCGGCCTCTCGCTCGCCGAGGATGCGGCAGCGGCGGCCGAAGCCGTGGCGCGCTTCGAGACGCGGGCGAACTCGGCCCGTGCCCGCGACGACGCTCCCGTCCGCATCACCGCGACGACGTCGATCAGCCTGTTCCTGACCCAGCACGCCGCCCGGCTCTCGGCTGCGGCAGGTGGCATCGAGATCGTCATCATCAGCACACGCGATCGGCTCGATCTGGCGCGCGGCGAGGCCGAGATCGCGATCCGCATGCGCAAGCCGCCGGGTGACGCCGGCTATTTCGGCCAGAAGGTCGGCAAGCTGGCGCAGGCCTTCTATGCCCGGCACGACGTCGATCCGGCGACCGCGCCGGTGATCTCGGTCAGCCGGGATGTCTCCTCGCGCATCGAGCAGCACATCCTCGCCTGGGCGGCCGGACGGCCGATCGCCGCCCGCGTCGGCGATTCCGCCGCGCGCTATGAGAGCATCCGCTCGTCCGGCGCGGTCTCGATGGCGCCGTGCTTCCTGGCGGATGCCGATGCCGGGCTGATCCGGCTGGAGGAGCCGCCCGAGGCGACCGCCGACGAGATCTTCCTGGTCTCGCATGAGAGCAGCCGGCAGCGGCCGGCGGTACTGGCGGTCCTCGATGGGTTGCGCCAGCTGTTCCGCGAGCATCGTGGGAGGCTGGAGGGGCGCGGCTGA